In Desulfonatronum thiosulfatophilum, a genomic segment contains:
- the yqeC gene encoding selenium cofactor biosynthesis protein YqeC codes for MIPAAPAELYLPDSRLVALIGAGGKTSLMAAMAAHAVAAGESVISTTTTKIHPPAPDPRGVLPGDIVFWDGTGTTLPDILELLSRKKHLTLVRDQDPGTGKLLGLAPEAVDLLAASGMADRIFVEADGARGRALKAPAEHEPVIPAKSDLVIGIIGADAIGAPVDEEHVFRSERLAVLCGSRQAQMVNARILACLAVHRLGLFKNAPSQLIQTRRIIFVNKMDLVNAKARQILLQARKQAKSQSKDVIPSQLWLAGSIKEKWILPVDECVFREYEESL; via the coding sequence TTGATCCCCGCCGCTCCGGCCGAACTCTACCTCCCCGATTCCCGGCTCGTGGCCCTTATCGGGGCCGGCGGCAAGACCAGCCTGATGGCCGCCATGGCCGCCCATGCCGTCGCTGCCGGGGAATCCGTCATCAGCACCACCACCACGAAAATCCATCCGCCGGCTCCCGATCCGCGTGGAGTTTTGCCGGGCGACATTGTTTTCTGGGACGGAACCGGAACAACCCTGCCCGATATTCTTGAACTACTCTCCCGCAAAAAACACCTGACCCTGGTCCGGGATCAAGATCCGGGAACGGGCAAGCTTCTTGGTCTTGCTCCCGAGGCCGTGGATCTTCTGGCTGCCTCCGGAATGGCGGACCGCATCTTCGTCGAGGCCGACGGCGCCCGGGGCAGAGCCCTCAAAGCCCCAGCGGAACATGAACCCGTAATTCCCGCCAAAAGCGATCTGGTCATCGGAATTATCGGCGCGGACGCCATCGGCGCACCTGTTGACGAAGAACATGTGTTTCGAAGCGAACGCCTGGCTGTCCTTTGCGGATCACGGCAGGCACAGATGGTCAACGCCCGCATTCTGGCCTGTCTGGCAGTCCATCGTCTTGGCCTTTTCAAGAATGCCCCGTCACAATTAATTCAGACGCGCCGGATCATCTTTGTGAACAAGATGGATCTGGTAAACGCCAAGGCTCGGCAGATCCTTCTTCAGGCAAGGAAGCAAGCAAAAAGCCAATCCAAAGATGTAATTCCGAGTCAGCTCTGGCTTGCTGGCTCAATCAAGGAGAAATGGATTCTTCCTGTCGATGAGTGCGTGTTTCGTGAGTATGAGGAAAGCCTCTAA
- a CDS encoding helicase HerA-like domain-containing protein: MNDILIGKGSAQVYLHGGYANRHGMIAGATGTGKSVSLMVLAEGFSRLGVPVFVADVKGDLAGLAMPGTLNERIRTRLEDVGIADYANQANPVIFWDIFGEQGHPLRTTVSQMGPTLLGRLLELNDTQAGVLEIVFRLADEEGLLLLDLKDLRSLLIFTSENLQRVSARFGLVYAASLAAIQRALLRLDGVGGDQFFGEPALELTDFMRQDFSGRGVISILAADKLYLRPRMYSSFLLWMLSELFETLPEVGDRDLPRMVFFFDEAHLLFTDAPPALRQRVEQVVRLIRSKGVGVYFCSQNPDDVPQEILGQLGNRIQHALRAFTPRDQKAIRIAAQTFPPNPAVDVLQSLTSMAVGEALVTTLQDKGVPLPVERALIAPPRCRIGAITPEERRIIRERSPVSGKYDAMIDRESAYEVLQARAEEAVRTGTGEAKTGARGGTRETSAEDSGGAGSAMRDWLFGTRRRQGALETMGKSAMRTMGNQIGRQILRGVLGGLMGTKK, translated from the coding sequence ATGAATGATATCCTGATAGGCAAAGGGTCTGCGCAGGTATATCTGCACGGGGGATACGCCAACCGGCACGGAATGATCGCCGGGGCCACGGGAACGGGGAAGAGCGTGTCCCTGATGGTGCTGGCCGAGGGGTTTTCCCGACTCGGGGTGCCGGTGTTCGTGGCGGACGTCAAGGGAGATCTGGCCGGATTGGCCATGCCTGGAACGTTGAATGAACGAATCCGCACCCGATTGGAAGACGTCGGCATCGCGGATTACGCCAACCAGGCAAATCCGGTGATCTTCTGGGATATATTCGGCGAGCAGGGCCATCCGTTGCGGACCACCGTCTCCCAGATGGGGCCCACGCTCCTCGGCCGTCTGCTCGAGCTCAACGACACCCAGGCCGGCGTGCTGGAAATCGTCTTCCGTTTGGCCGATGAGGAAGGCCTCCTGCTCCTGGACCTGAAGGATCTGCGTTCCCTGCTGATCTTCACCTCGGAAAATCTGCAGCGCGTCTCGGCCCGGTTCGGCTTGGTCTATGCCGCATCTTTGGCCGCCATTCAGCGGGCCCTGCTGCGCCTGGACGGGGTGGGCGGCGATCAGTTTTTTGGAGAGCCGGCTTTGGAATTGACGGATTTCATGCGCCAGGATTTCTCCGGCCGGGGGGTGATCAGCATTCTGGCCGCGGACAAGCTGTATCTGCGGCCCCGGATGTATTCCAGCTTCCTGCTCTGGATGCTTTCGGAACTTTTCGAAACTCTGCCGGAAGTGGGGGATCGTGACCTTCCCAGGATGGTCTTCTTTTTTGACGAGGCCCACTTGCTGTTCACGGACGCACCTCCGGCTTTGCGCCAGCGGGTGGAACAGGTGGTCCGGTTGATCCGCTCCAAGGGCGTCGGCGTCTATTTCTGCAGCCAGAACCCGGATGACGTGCCCCAGGAAATCCTGGGACAGTTGGGCAACCGCATCCAGCACGCTCTGCGGGCCTTCACGCCTCGCGACCAGAAGGCGATTCGCATCGCGGCCCAGACTTTTCCACCGAATCCCGCTGTGGATGTTTTGCAGTCCCTGACCTCCATGGCCGTGGGTGAAGCCCTGGTAACCACGCTGCAGGACAAGGGCGTTCCCCTGCCCGTGGAGCGGGCCTTGATCGCTCCGCCCCGTTGCCGGATCGGCGCCATTACGCCGGAGGAGCGTCGGATAATCCGAGAACGCAGCCCCGTGTCTGGAAAATACGATGCCATGATCGACCGCGAATCCGCCTATGAGGTCCTGCAGGCCCGGGCGGAAGAGGCCGTTAGGACAGGCACAGGGGAAGCAAAAACCGGTGCACGAGGCGGGACAAGGGAAACGTCGGCGGAGGATTCCGGCGGAGCCGGAAGTGCGATGCGGGACTGGCTATTTGGAACCAGGCGTCGTCAGGGGGCTCTTGAAACCATGGGCAAGTCCGCCATGCGCACTATGGGCAATCAGATCGGACGCCAGATTCTTCGCGGCGTGCTGGGCGGGCTGATGGGAACAAAGAAATAG
- a CDS encoding N-6 DNA methylase produces the protein MAQLEHIEAIEKRLWSAADMLRANSNYASNEYFLPVMGLIFLRHAYSRYLTVKNAIEAHLPTREGRPRALTKEDFSQKSAIFLRPEAQFDTLVALSDGDDRAKAIIDAMESIEADYESLRGVLPKSEYQELSNPVLGQLLRTLNPEELKRVSGDVFGRIYEYFLTQFADQKAHDGGEFFTPVSLVSLIAHVIDPQGGSLLDPASGSGGMFVQSARIVEEQGRNPVDRLTFYGLEKNATTIRLAKMNLAVHGLEGDIKRAITYYEDPHELLGKADYVMANPPFNVDEIDADKVKTDPRLPFGLPGVNKKGKVSNGNYIWISYFYSYLNEQGRAGFVMSSQASSAGRDEAKVRQKLVETGDVDIMIAIRSNFFYTRTVPCELWFLNRSKPEANRDKVLMIDARNIYRKVTRKIFDFSPEQERNLLAIVWLYRSETERYLELVAGYCRRMLDEAAACFNVVVGVTGRSPLPDFTDALATLRDDVATRATGRSPLPGEMPEEFDESMSLFTADVDAFRQAVTEQQALWEEQNPTNGELKAAVDRLSWLAESSRNLVKQIDMLFKLTSRLAQSEPSNGQANPPSPPGKGAGGESAPACIRPNDLRKRIKALDEARALAVEQLKHVRYFWKQAKWLTERFPNAELREIEGLVKLVDRAEIAANDWSLTPGRYVGVAPEMEEDGFDFEEALREIHVELEDLNTEAVRLAATIKKNFEELGI, from the coding sequence TTGGCCCAACTGGAGCACATTGAGGCAATTGAAAAAAGGCTGTGGAGCGCGGCGGACATGCTGCGGGCGAACTCCAATTACGCCAGCAACGAGTATTTTCTGCCCGTGATGGGGCTGATCTTTCTGCGGCATGCCTACAGCCGTTACCTGACGGTCAAGAACGCCATCGAGGCCCACCTGCCTACCCGCGAAGGAAGACCACGGGCGCTGACCAAGGAAGATTTCTCCCAGAAAAGCGCCATTTTCCTGCGTCCCGAAGCCCAGTTCGACACACTTGTCGCTCTGTCTGACGGGGATGACCGAGCCAAGGCCATCATCGACGCCATGGAATCCATCGAAGCCGACTACGAGAGCCTGCGCGGCGTCCTGCCCAAGAGCGAATACCAGGAGCTGAGCAATCCCGTCCTCGGCCAGCTTCTGCGCACCCTGAACCCGGAGGAGCTGAAGCGGGTCTCCGGCGACGTGTTCGGGCGGATTTACGAATACTTCCTGACCCAGTTCGCGGACCAGAAGGCCCACGACGGCGGCGAATTCTTCACCCCGGTGTCCCTGGTCTCGCTCATTGCCCATGTCATTGACCCGCAAGGCGGCAGTTTGCTCGATCCGGCCAGCGGCAGCGGCGGCATGTTCGTGCAGAGCGCCCGCATCGTGGAGGAGCAGGGGCGGAACCCGGTGGACAGGCTGACCTTTTACGGCCTGGAAAAGAACGCCACCACCATCCGTCTGGCCAAGATGAACCTGGCGGTGCACGGCCTTGAAGGCGACATCAAGCGAGCCATCACCTACTACGAGGACCCGCACGAACTGCTGGGCAAGGCCGACTACGTCATGGCCAATCCGCCCTTCAACGTGGATGAGATCGACGCGGACAAGGTCAAGACCGATCCCCGCCTGCCCTTCGGTCTGCCCGGGGTGAACAAGAAGGGCAAGGTCTCCAACGGCAACTACATCTGGATCAGCTACTTCTACAGCTACCTGAACGAGCAGGGCCGGGCCGGGTTCGTCATGTCCTCCCAGGCCTCCAGCGCCGGACGCGACGAGGCCAAGGTCCGTCAGAAGCTGGTGGAGACCGGCGACGTGGACATCATGATCGCTATTCGTTCGAACTTTTTCTATACGAGAACAGTCCCTTGTGAGTTATGGTTCCTCAACCGGTCCAAGCCTGAAGCGAATCGCGACAAGGTGCTGATGATTGACGCCCGGAACATCTACCGCAAGGTCACGCGCAAGATTTTTGATTTTTCGCCAGAGCAGGAGCGGAACCTCCTGGCCATTGTCTGGCTATACCGGAGCGAGACCGAACGCTACCTCGAGCTTGTAGCCGGATATTGCCGGCGTATGCTGGACGAAGCCGCGGCATGTTTCAACGTCGTAGTAGGGGTGACCGGCCGGTCGCCCTTACCGGATTTCACTGACGCACTGGCCACGCTGCGTGATGACGTTGCTACCAGGGCGACCGGCCGGTCGCCCCTACCTGGGGAAATGCCTGAGGAATTCGATGAGTCCATGTCCTTGTTCACGGCGGACGTGGACGCCTTCCGGCAGGCCGTCACCGAGCAGCAGGCGCTCTGGGAAGAACAGAACCCGACCAACGGAGAACTGAAAGCGGCAGTTGACCGGCTTTCCTGGCTGGCGGAAAGCAGCCGGAATCTGGTCAAGCAGATCGACATGCTGTTCAAACTGACCTCCAGGCTTGCACAATCCGAACCCTCAAACGGGCAAGCCAATCCCCCCTCTCCCCCTGGGAAAGGGGCCGGGGGTGAGAGTGCGCCCGCATGCATACGCCCCAACGACCTCCGCAAACGTATCAAGGCGCTTGACGAGGCCCGCGCCCTGGCCGTGGAACAGCTCAAGCATGTCCGCTATTTCTGGAAGCAGGCCAAATGGTTGACCGAGCGCTTCCCAAATGCGGAACTGCGCGAGATCGAAGGGCTGGTCAAGCTGGTGGACCGGGCCGAGATCGCGGCCAATGACTGGAGCCTGACCCCTGGCCGCTATGTGGGCGTGGCCCCGGAAATGGAGGAGGACGGCTTCGACTTCGAGGAAGCCCTGCGGGAAATCCATGTCGAGCTGGAGGACCTGAACACCGAAGCCGTGCGCCTCGCAGCGACGATCAAGAAGAACTTCGAGGAGCTGGGGATATGA
- a CDS encoding AlbA family DNA-binding domain-containing protein translates to MSIAELLKADEGKTLEFKQDLSSPKNLLKTLVAFANTAGGKIVIGVSDTTREVVGVDNPLDEEERLCNLIADSISPRLVPNIEMTTIEGKTLLVVEVFLSNSRPHYLRSIGPETGVYVRLGSSNRQADRELIAELRRSVEGVSFDALPMPDLTPADLDLEALQAAFGTSRKLDDQALLTLKLLARHQKRLVPTKGGILLFGRQRTQHFSDAWIQCGRFYGTEKIDIYDHIEINLPLPRAVDEVLLFLKKHAYRGADLSEVRRKDVWSIPLGILREVIINALVHSDYSQRGAPIRVVFLDDRIEVESMGILLPGLTIQEMKQGTSRIRNPVIARVFKELHLIEQWGTGVRRIFSEAREMGLREPKIEEIAMRLRFTVYLAESHRVSADTRKVQTEEHAESTTHQPTQQPTQQVTQQVTQQVKKLLAVSIGELSRAELMKATGLKDRVTFSKNYLDPALAAAFIEMTQPDSPKSPTQKYRLTEKGKQVLEDGI, encoded by the coding sequence ATGAGTATTGCCGAGCTGCTCAAGGCTGACGAGGGCAAAACCCTGGAGTTCAAGCAGGATCTTTCTTCTCCAAAAAACCTGCTCAAAACCCTGGTGGCCTTTGCCAATACCGCGGGCGGCAAGATCGTCATCGGCGTGTCGGATACGACCCGCGAGGTGGTGGGCGTGGACAACCCCCTGGATGAGGAGGAGCGGCTCTGCAATCTGATCGCGGACTCCATCAGCCCCCGCCTGGTGCCCAATATCGAGATGACCACGATTGAGGGCAAGACCCTGCTCGTGGTCGAGGTTTTTCTCAGCAACTCCCGCCCGCACTATCTTCGCTCCATTGGACCGGAAACCGGAGTCTACGTCCGGCTTGGCTCCAGCAACCGCCAGGCTGACCGCGAGCTGATCGCCGAGCTGCGCCGCTCAGTGGAGGGCGTCTCCTTCGACGCCCTGCCCATGCCGGACTTGACGCCTGCCGACCTGGATCTCGAAGCGCTGCAAGCAGCCTTTGGCACAAGCCGGAAGCTGGATGACCAGGCCCTGCTGACGCTGAAACTGCTAGCCCGCCATCAAAAACGGCTGGTGCCCACCAAAGGGGGAATTCTGCTTTTCGGCCGACAGCGGACACAGCATTTCTCCGATGCCTGGATTCAATGCGGCCGCTTCTACGGTACTGAGAAAATTGATATTTACGACCATATTGAGATCAACCTCCCCCTGCCCAGGGCCGTTGACGAGGTCTTGCTGTTTCTCAAAAAACACGCCTACCGAGGAGCTGATCTCTCCGAGGTGCGCCGCAAGGACGTCTGGAGCATTCCACTGGGGATTTTGCGCGAAGTGATCATCAATGCCCTTGTCCACAGCGACTACTCGCAACGGGGCGCTCCCATCCGGGTGGTCTTTCTGGATGACCGCATCGAAGTGGAAAGCATGGGTATTCTCCTGCCCGGCCTGACCATCCAAGAGATGAAGCAAGGCACCTCCCGGATACGCAACCCGGTCATCGCCCGCGTTTTCAAGGAACTCCACCTGATCGAACAATGGGGCACCGGCGTGCGCCGCATATTTTCGGAAGCCCGGGAAATGGGTCTGCGGGAACCCAAGATTGAAGAAATCGCCATGCGCCTGCGCTTCACCGTCTATCTGGCAGAATCACATCGCGTATCGGCAGATACACGTAAGGTGCAGACTGAAGAACATGCAGAGTCAACCACCCATCAACCGACCCAGCAACCGACCCAGCAAGTAACCCAGCAAGTAACCCAACAAGTAAAAAAGTTACTGGCCGTTTCTATTGGAGAATTAAGCAGGGCCGAACTGATGAAAGCCACTGGACTGAAAGATCGCGTAACGTTTTCCAAAAACTATCTGGACCCGGCCCTCGCAGCAGCTTTTATCGAAATGACCCAGCCTGACTCTCCGAAAAGTCCGACACAGAAATACCGACTGACCGAAAAAGGGAAACAGGTGCTGGAGGATGGGATATGA
- a CDS encoding restriction endonuclease subunit S: MRTKVQTVPLVSEVSFLSGGTPRMSDSRFWGGDIPWVSSGEMTESRISLTERRVTEEGAQNGTKRVPANTVLVVVRGMSLAKEFRISITERDVTFNQDIKALRPSERIDPWFLFYYLKSQRHSIRDSATDASHGTKKLETRVLEQWPLPLLDIQTQRSIASVLSTYDNLIENNRRRIQLLEQAARLLYKEWFVHIRFPGHEHVKIVDGVPDGWEKSTVGDSTSFLSRGITPKYDDDAPGLVINQKCIRNRMVNLELARRQSKHVPALKFVQFGDVLINSTGAGTLGRVAQFLLENNECTVDSHITIIRPQENVPVHFFGLHITGLEPYIATLGRGATNQTELSKDDIAALEIVLPTPGLAQIFERTVAPIFHQIRILSEQIQKLAKSRDFLLPKLMNGEVTV, translated from the coding sequence ATGAGAACCAAGGTTCAAACAGTCCCGCTTGTCTCTGAAGTTTCTTTCCTTTCGGGCGGCACACCTCGGATGAGTGATTCTCGATTTTGGGGAGGCGACATACCGTGGGTATCTTCAGGAGAAATGACCGAAAGCCGCATTTCGCTTACTGAGCGCCGCGTCACAGAGGAAGGAGCGCAAAATGGTACAAAACGAGTGCCTGCGAATACAGTGTTGGTGGTTGTTCGTGGAATGTCGCTGGCCAAAGAGTTTCGCATTTCGATTACAGAACGAGATGTCACGTTCAACCAAGACATCAAGGCTCTAAGACCGTCTGAAAGAATCGACCCTTGGTTTTTGTTTTATTATCTGAAATCTCAACGGCATTCCATCCGAGATTCTGCCACGGATGCTTCGCACGGCACCAAGAAACTGGAAACCCGTGTGCTTGAGCAGTGGCCTCTTCCATTACTCGATATCCAGACTCAACGGTCCATCGCTTCCGTCCTCTCCACCTACGACAACCTCATCGAAAACAACCGCCGCCGGATTCAGTTGCTGGAGCAGGCGGCGCGGCTGCTCTACAAGGAATGGTTCGTTCACATTCGCTTTCCCGGCCACGAACACGTCAAGATTGTGGATGGCGTGCCGGATGGGTGGGAGAAGAGCACTGTTGGAGATTCGACATCGTTTTTGAGTAGAGGCATAACCCCAAAATACGACGATGATGCGCCAGGTCTCGTCATCAACCAGAAATGCATAAGAAATCGAATGGTCAACCTCGAACTTGCCCGTCGACAATCCAAGCACGTTCCCGCATTGAAATTTGTTCAATTTGGAGATGTGTTGATCAATTCTACAGGCGCTGGAACCCTTGGTCGGGTTGCTCAATTTTTACTTGAGAACAATGAATGCACGGTAGATTCACACATCACGATTATTCGCCCACAAGAGAATGTTCCCGTTCACTTTTTTGGCTTGCACATAACAGGTTTGGAACCCTACATCGCAACGCTTGGCCGGGGAGCAACAAACCAGACAGAACTTTCAAAGGACGACATCGCCGCGCTTGAAATTGTCCTGCCAACGCCTGGCTTGGCGCAAATATTCGAACGCACTGTTGCGCCGATATTTCATCAGATACGAATTTTATCGGAACAAATACAAAAGCTCGCCAAATCCCGTGATTTCCTCCTGCCCAAACTGATGAATGGGGAGGTGACGGTATGA
- a CDS encoding ATP-binding protein: MNQKTLHNLLALGEGFTTEFKRSGTSNLGREICAFANATGGMILIGVTDAGEIVGVNDHNRLKSEVQAVARSAEPPIAVEIESVGEVLTVRVPAQHGKPYSFGGKFFIREGASSQQMSRSEIREFFYAEGLIHFDETPCERFSLADDLTDEVWERFRRRARIPADMQALTALENLHLVKDGKVTHAGAWLLARDITKFNTSAAVACALFMGTDKVRILDRRGFSEDIYSMIDQVMDWILSKINVEYIIKHVKREERPELPEEAMREAVVNALVHRDYRSTASVHVYLFKDRLEIVSPGGLPAGMTEADLGTKSIPRNPLLFAMLHRMEAVEHIGSGIKRIRNLCREYGVAEPKIEVSEHWFTVVFPRQELPESDRQAESSRDQFTSQEDQVGTKSGPSKDQVKILRHCETESAMGDLMGVLGRTNRTKFRDQVLAPLLEAELVEMTVPDKPRSSKQRYRLTAKGREFLAVLEQPR; this comes from the coding sequence ATGAATCAAAAAACCCTCCACAACCTCCTCGCCCTCGGCGAAGGATTCACCACCGAATTCAAGCGTTCCGGCACCTCGAATCTCGGACGGGAGATATGCGCCTTTGCCAATGCCACGGGCGGGATGATCCTGATTGGCGTTACCGATGCGGGGGAGATTGTCGGGGTTAATGATCACAATCGCCTCAAGTCTGAAGTGCAGGCCGTTGCCCGGTCTGCCGAACCGCCCATTGCAGTGGAGATCGAGAGTGTGGGCGAGGTGCTGACGGTCAGGGTGCCGGCCCAGCACGGCAAGCCTTACTCCTTTGGCGGCAAATTCTTTATCCGCGAAGGGGCGTCGTCGCAGCAGATGTCACGCTCCGAGATTCGCGAGTTTTTCTATGCGGAAGGATTGATCCATTTCGATGAAACACCCTGCGAGCGGTTTTCCCTGGCGGATGACCTGACCGATGAGGTGTGGGAGCGCTTTCGTCGCCGGGCCAGGATTCCAGCCGACATGCAGGCGCTCACGGCTCTGGAAAACCTGCATCTGGTCAAGGACGGAAAAGTGACCCATGCCGGGGCTTGGCTGCTGGCCCGGGACATCACCAAATTCAACACCAGCGCAGCGGTTGCCTGTGCTCTGTTCATGGGCACGGACAAGGTGCGGATTCTCGACCGGCGGGGTTTTTCCGAAGACATCTACTCCATGATCGACCAAGTCATGGACTGGATTTTGTCGAAGATCAATGTCGAGTACATCATCAAGCATGTGAAGCGCGAGGAACGACCGGAGCTGCCGGAAGAGGCGATGCGGGAGGCGGTGGTGAATGCTCTGGTGCATCGCGATTACCGCTCCACGGCCAGCGTGCATGTCTATCTGTTCAAGGACCGGCTGGAAATCGTCAGCCCCGGCGGCCTGCCCGCCGGAATGACCGAGGCCGATCTCGGCACAAAGAGCATCCCGCGTAATCCCTTGCTTTTTGCCATGCTGCACCGCATGGAGGCGGTGGAACACATCGGCTCCGGCATCAAGCGTATCCGCAACCTTTGCCGTGAGTACGGGGTTGCCGAACCGAAGATTGAGGTGTCGGAGCATTGGTTCACAGTGGTCTTCCCAAGACAGGAATTACCGGAAAGCGATAGACAGGCAGAATCAAGTCGAGACCAATTCACATCCCAAGAGGACCAAGTCGGGACCAAGTCGGGACCAAGTAAGGACCAAGTTAAAATTCTACGTCATTGCGAAACGGAAAGCGCAATGGGCGACTTGATGGGTGTTCTGGGCAGGACGAACAGGACCAAGTTCAGGGACCAGGTGTTGGCACCTTTGCTGGAAGCGGAATTGGTGGAAATGACTGTTCCGGATAAACCGCGCAGCAGTAAACAGCGATACCGTTTGACGGCAAAGGGACGTGAGTTTCTTGCTGTACTGGAGCAGCCGCGATGA